One window of Triticum dicoccoides isolate Atlit2015 ecotype Zavitan chromosome 5A, WEW_v2.0, whole genome shotgun sequence genomic DNA carries:
- the LOC119298290 gene encoding uncharacterized protein LOC119298290, producing the protein MTMVAFVYQDKLVWRDGKKVLVTNEVQPTYMKGLVRSFKMEMSSTNINCMLTLNNSITEELCLPREGEVTLINRRGDVKVEGGYSISTDDGCLGLTSGWKEFLQRFPIPIRSIIEVNVVKGNTG; encoded by the exons ATGACTATGGTTGCATTTGTTTACCAAGATAAGCTTGTATGGCGTGACGGAAAGAAGGTTCTTG TGACAAATGAAGTTCAACCAACTTACATGAAAGGGCTTGTCCGTTCTTTCAAAATGGAGATGAGTAGCACTAACATCAATTGCATGCTT ACACTTAACAATTCTATTACTGAAGAACTATGCTTGCCAAGAGAAGGTGAAGTTACACTTATCAATCGCAGAGGTGATGTTAAAGTGGAAGGTGGATACTCCATTTCTACTGATGATGGTTGTCTTGGTTTGACATCTGGCTGGAAGGAGTTTCTTCAAAGATTTCCAATTCCAATTAGATCTATCATTGAAGTGAATGTGGTGAAAGGGAATACAGGTTAA